From the genome of Streptomyces sp. NBC_01260, one region includes:
- a CDS encoding SHOCT domain-containing protein, whose translation MNRRGPGLLGAVARTAVVAGTASAVSGRVQQHQQAKFSERDAEQAAEPQAQQQAAEPSPDDLIGQLERLGALKKQGVLTDAEFVAQKNRLLAE comes from the coding sequence ATGAACCGCCGCGGGCCGGGCCTGCTCGGCGCGGTGGCGCGCACGGCCGTCGTCGCGGGCACCGCCTCGGCGGTCAGCGGCCGGGTCCAGCAGCACCAGCAGGCGAAGTTCAGCGAACGGGACGCGGAGCAGGCTGCCGAGCCTCAGGCGCAGCAGCAGGCCGCCGAGCCGTCTCCGGATGATCTGATCGGTCAGCTGGAGCGACTGGGCGCGCTGAAGAAGCAGGGCGTCCTCACGGATGCCGAGTTCGTGGCGCAGAAGAACAGGCTTCTGGCGGAATGA
- a CDS encoding DUF6479 family protein produces MDVSHGALNSLALTLADGRGAAGVVMAVVGVILVALLIGAVWLGKRRRAQDPPAPRPEEQPVAPDHRAHLEERDVHADDSFPADGRGLSPYELGEHGYESDHPENDEKRD; encoded by the coding sequence ATGGACGTATCGCATGGAGCCCTGAATTCCCTGGCCCTCACCCTCGCGGACGGACGGGGCGCGGCCGGGGTGGTGATGGCCGTTGTCGGAGTGATCCTGGTGGCTCTGCTGATCGGTGCCGTGTGGCTGGGCAAGCGACGGCGCGCCCAGGACCCGCCCGCGCCCCGGCCCGAGGAGCAGCCGGTGGCGCCGGACCACCGCGCCCACCTCGAGGAGCGCGACGTCCACGCCGACGACAGCTTCCCTGCCGACGGCCGCGGACTCTCCCCCTACGAGCTCGGTGAGCACGGGTACGAGAGCGACCACCCCGAGAACGACGAGAAGCGCGACTGA
- the mutA gene encoding methylmalonyl-CoA mutase small subunit — translation MTVLPADGLSLAAEFPDPAHEQWQSLVEGVLRKSGKDVSGSAAEEALSTTVEDGLITRPLYTSRDDAPDAGLPGFAPFTRGGKPEGSTAGGWGVRQRHGTPDPARLNEAVLADLENGVTSLWLTVGDAGGGVPVSGLARALAGVHLDLAPVVLDAGDELDAAATELLRLYAERGVSPQSARGSLGADPLGQAARSGAAPDLTAAVHWAQRCAREYPGLRALTVDAMPYHEAGGSAAQELGSSLATGVAYLRALTESGLGVEEACAQLEFRYAATADQFLTIAKLRAARRLWARVAEVCGAAEAGAQRQHAVTSPVMMTRRDPWVNMLRTTLACLGAGVGGADAVTVLPFDHALGLPDAFARRIARNTSTILVEESHLARVIDPAGGSWYVERLTDELADAAWAFFQEIERAGGQAAALDSAMIAERLAATWAARKKNLARRKEPITGVSEFPQLAERAVEREAAPSAVAPGGLPVVRRDEAFEALRARSDAHLAATGRRPRVFIAALGPAAAHTARASFAANLFQAGGIEPVHEPVEVDASSAGAAFAAAGTDVACLCSSDALYAEQAGEVAGALVSAGAQRVYLAGRPGDFAGVDEYVHAGCDVVAVLSSVLDRMGVA, via the coding sequence ATGACGGTCCTGCCTGCTGACGGGCTTTCGTTGGCCGCCGAATTCCCTGACCCCGCCCATGAGCAGTGGCAGAGCCTCGTCGAGGGTGTGCTGCGCAAGTCGGGCAAGGACGTTTCGGGTTCGGCCGCCGAGGAAGCACTGTCCACCACGGTGGAGGACGGGCTCATCACCCGTCCTCTCTACACCTCGCGCGACGACGCGCCCGATGCCGGTCTCCCGGGCTTCGCCCCTTTCACCCGCGGCGGTAAGCCCGAGGGAAGCACGGCGGGCGGCTGGGGTGTTCGCCAACGCCACGGCACACCTGATCCCGCCCGCCTCAACGAGGCCGTGCTCGCGGATCTGGAGAACGGCGTCACCTCGTTGTGGCTGACCGTGGGGGACGCCGGCGGTGGCGTGCCGGTCTCCGGTCTCGCACGGGCGCTGGCCGGCGTCCATCTCGACCTGGCTCCGGTCGTGCTCGACGCGGGGGACGAACTCGACGCCGCGGCGACGGAGTTGCTGCGCCTCTACGCGGAGCGGGGCGTATCACCGCAGTCGGCGCGCGGCAGTCTCGGCGCGGACCCGTTGGGTCAGGCGGCCCGCAGCGGCGCCGCACCGGACCTGACGGCCGCGGTCCACTGGGCACAGCGCTGCGCCCGCGAGTATCCCGGGCTGCGGGCGCTGACCGTGGACGCGATGCCCTACCACGAGGCCGGCGGCTCGGCCGCCCAGGAGCTGGGCAGTTCGCTGGCCACGGGGGTCGCCTACCTGCGGGCGCTGACCGAGTCGGGGCTCGGTGTCGAGGAGGCCTGCGCGCAGCTGGAGTTCCGGTACGCGGCCACCGCCGACCAGTTCCTGACGATCGCCAAACTGCGGGCCGCGCGCCGGCTGTGGGCGCGGGTCGCCGAGGTCTGCGGCGCCGCGGAGGCCGGGGCGCAGCGTCAGCACGCCGTGACGTCGCCGGTGATGATGACCCGGCGCGATCCGTGGGTGAACATGCTCCGCACCACGCTGGCCTGTCTGGGCGCGGGCGTCGGCGGGGCCGATGCGGTGACCGTGCTGCCGTTCGATCACGCGCTGGGCCTGCCGGACGCGTTCGCGCGGCGCATCGCCCGCAACACGTCGACGATCCTGGTGGAGGAGTCGCATCTGGCCCGGGTCATCGACCCGGCCGGCGGCTCCTGGTACGTGGAGCGGCTCACCGACGAACTCGCGGACGCCGCTTGGGCGTTCTTCCAGGAGATCGAGCGGGCGGGCGGCCAGGCGGCCGCGCTGGACTCCGCGATGATCGCGGAGCGGCTGGCGGCCACCTGGGCGGCGCGCAAGAAGAACCTGGCGCGCCGCAAGGAGCCGATTACCGGCGTCAGCGAGTTCCCGCAGCTCGCCGAGCGTGCGGTGGAGCGCGAGGCCGCGCCGTCGGCCGTCGCGCCGGGCGGTCTGCCGGTGGTCCGTCGCGACGAGGCGTTCGAGGCGCTGCGGGCCCGCTCGGACGCCCATCTGGCGGCGACCGGTCGCCGGCCGCGCGTGTTCATCGCCGCACTCGGCCCCGCCGCGGCGCACACCGCTCGGGCCTCGTTCGCCGCGAACCTCTTCCAGGCGGGCGGCATCGAGCCGGTCCACGAACCGGTGGAGGTGGACGCCTCGTCGGCCGGCGCCGCGTTCGCGGCCGCCGGGACGGACGTGGCGTGTCTGTGCTCCAGTGACGCGCTCTACGCCGAGCAGGCCGGCGAGGTCGCCGGGGCGCTCGTGTCGGCGGGTGCGCAGCGGGTGTACCTGGCAGGGCGGCCGGGCGATTTCGCCGGTGTCGACGAGTACGTCCACGCCGGCTGCGATGTGGTGGCCGTGCTCTCCTCCGTTCTCGACCGTATGGGTGTGGCGTAA
- the scpA gene encoding methylmalonyl-CoA mutase: MRIPDFSDIELGPGSGAEVTEDQWRAAVKESSGSSDGDLLWETPEGIAVKPLYTGQDLEGLDFLGTYPGVAPYLRGPYPTMYVNQPWTIRQYAGFSTAEESNAFYRRNLAAGQKGLSVAFDLPTHRGYDSDHPRVTGDVGMAGVAIDSIYDMRQLFEGIPLDRMSVSMTMNGAVLPVLALYIVAAEEQGVPPEKLAGTIQNDILKEFMVRNTYIYPPKPSMRIISDIFAFTSQKMPRYNSISISGYHIQEAGATADLELAYTLADGVEYLRAGRDTGLDVDAFAPRLSFFWAIGMNFFMEIAKLRAARLLWAKLVREFEPKNPKSLSLRTHSQTSGWSLTAQDVFNNVTRTCVEAMAATQGHTQSLHTNALDEALALPTDFSARIARNTQLLLQQESGTGRVIDPWGGSAYVEKLTYDLARRAWQHIEEVEAAGGMAKAIDAGIPKLRIEEAAARTQARIDSGRQPVIGVNKYRVETDEKIDVLKVDNSSVRTQQIEKLRRLREERDEQTCQDALRALTDAAGREPGPGLEGNLLALAVDAARAMATVGEISDALEKVYGRHSGQIRTISGVYRNEAGESPSVDRTRALVDAFEEAEGRRPRILVAKMGQDGHDRGQKVIATAFADLGFDVDVGPLFQTPGEVARQAVEADVHIVGVSSLAAGHLTLVPALREELAAEGREDIMIVVGGVIPPQDIEALHEAGAAAVFPPGTVIPEAAHDLVTRLGASLGHEL, from the coding sequence ATGCGGATCCCCGACTTCTCCGACATCGAGCTCGGGCCGGGCAGCGGCGCCGAGGTGACCGAGGATCAGTGGCGTGCGGCGGTGAAGGAGTCCTCCGGGAGCTCCGACGGCGACCTCCTGTGGGAGACCCCGGAAGGCATCGCGGTCAAGCCGCTGTACACCGGCCAGGACCTGGAGGGACTCGACTTCCTCGGAACGTACCCGGGCGTCGCGCCGTATCTGCGCGGCCCCTACCCGACGATGTACGTCAACCAGCCCTGGACCATCCGGCAGTACGCGGGGTTCTCCACCGCCGAGGAGTCCAACGCCTTCTACCGCCGTAACCTCGCGGCCGGGCAGAAGGGGCTCTCCGTCGCCTTCGACCTGCCGACCCACCGGGGTTACGACAGCGATCACCCGCGGGTGACCGGCGATGTCGGCATGGCGGGGGTGGCGATCGACTCGATCTACGACATGCGTCAGCTGTTCGAGGGCATCCCGCTGGACAGGATGTCGGTGTCGATGACGATGAACGGCGCGGTGCTCCCCGTACTCGCGCTGTACATCGTGGCCGCCGAGGAGCAGGGCGTGCCGCCCGAGAAGCTGGCCGGGACCATTCAGAACGACATTCTGAAGGAGTTCATGGTCCGCAACACCTACATCTATCCGCCGAAGCCCTCGATGCGGATCATCTCCGACATCTTCGCGTTCACCTCGCAGAAGATGCCGCGCTACAACTCGATCTCCATCTCCGGCTATCACATCCAGGAGGCCGGGGCGACGGCCGATCTGGAGCTGGCGTACACCCTGGCGGACGGGGTGGAGTATCTGCGCGCCGGGCGGGACACCGGGCTGGACGTGGACGCGTTCGCGCCCCGGCTGTCGTTCTTCTGGGCGATCGGCATGAACTTCTTCATGGAGATCGCGAAGCTGCGGGCGGCCCGGCTGCTGTGGGCCAAGCTGGTCCGGGAGTTCGAGCCGAAGAATCCCAAGTCCCTTTCGTTGCGCACTCATTCGCAGACCTCCGGCTGGTCGCTGACCGCGCAGGACGTCTTCAACAACGTCACCAGGACCTGCGTGGAGGCGATGGCCGCCACCCAGGGGCACACCCAGTCGCTGCACACGAACGCGCTCGACGAGGCGCTCGCCCTGCCGACGGACTTCTCCGCGCGCATCGCCCGCAACACCCAGCTGCTGCTCCAGCAGGAGTCAGGCACGGGCCGGGTGATCGACCCGTGGGGCGGCAGCGCGTACGTGGAGAAGCTGACGTACGACCTGGCGCGGCGGGCCTGGCAGCACATCGAGGAGGTCGAGGCGGCGGGCGGCATGGCCAAGGCCATCGACGCCGGAATCCCCAAGCTGCGCATCGAGGAGGCCGCGGCCCGCACCCAGGCGCGCATCGACTCCGGGCGCCAGCCGGTCATCGGCGTCAACAAGTACCGGGTCGAGACCGACGAGAAGATCGACGTGCTCAAGGTCGACAACTCCTCGGTGCGCACCCAGCAGATCGAGAAGCTGCGGCGGCTGCGCGAGGAGCGCGACGAGCAGACCTGCCAGGACGCGCTGCGTGCGCTGACGGACGCGGCGGGCCGGGAGCCGGGGCCCGGACTCGAAGGCAATCTGCTGGCGCTGGCCGTCGACGCGGCGCGCGCGATGGCCACCGTGGGCGAGATCTCGGACGCGCTGGAGAAGGTGTACGGCCGGCATTCGGGCCAGATCCGTACGATCTCCGGTGTGTACCGCAACGAGGCAGGGGAGTCGCCGTCCGTGGACCGCACCCGCGCGCTGGTCGACGCGTTCGAGGAGGCGGAGGGGCGGCGCCCGCGCATCCTGGTCGCCAAGATGGGCCAGGACGGGCACGACCGCGGGCAGAAGGTGATCGCGACCGCCTTCGCCGACCTGGGCTTCGACGTGGATGTCGGCCCGCTGTTCCAGACGCCGGGCGAGGTCGCCCGGCAGGCGGTCGAGGCCGACGTGCACATCGTGGGCGTCTCGTCGCTGGCCGCCGGTCATCTCACCCTCGTGCCGGCGCTTCGCGAGGAGCTGGCTGCCGAGGGCCGCGAGGACATCATGATCGTGGTGGGCGGGGTGATTCCGCCGCAGGACATCGAGGCGCTGCACGAGGCGGGCGCGGCGGCTGTCTTCCCACCCGGGACAGTGATCCCGGAGGCGGCTCACGACCTGGTCACGCGGCTCGGCGCCTCGCTCGGCCACGAGCTGTGA
- a CDS encoding J-domain-containing protein: protein MTERKPAGISFESWVDKQIRESEQRGDFSQLPGFGKPLDGLDRPYDETWWIKAKMQREGVSVLPPTLALRKEAEDILAALPEVRTEAEVRRMLTEVNEKIAEAIRRPPPGPLLNLKPFDVDALTGEWRAARDSS from the coding sequence GTGACCGAACGCAAACCCGCCGGCATCAGCTTCGAGTCCTGGGTCGACAAACAGATCCGCGAATCCGAACAGCGTGGTGACTTCTCCCAGCTGCCGGGGTTCGGCAAGCCGCTCGACGGCCTCGACCGCCCGTACGACGAGACGTGGTGGATCAAGGCGAAGATGCAGCGCGAGGGGGTTTCGGTGCTCCCGCCGACGCTCGCCCTGCGCAAGGAGGCGGAGGACATCCTCGCCGCCCTGCCCGAGGTCCGGACGGAGGCCGAGGTGCGGCGGATGCTGACAGAGGTGAACGAGAAGATCGCCGAGGCCATCAGGCGGCCGCCACCGGGACCGCTCCTGAACCTCAAGCCGTTCGACGTCGATGCCCTGACCGGGGAGTGGCGCGCGGCGCGCGACTCCTCCTGA
- a CDS encoding VOC family protein translates to MSVELNHTIVHARDNRESAEFLAGILGLETGAEWGPFIPVTTANGVTLDFATTPAESITLQHYAFLVSEAEFDTAYARIQELGATYYADPHRKHPGEINHNDGGRGVYFIDPAGHAMEIITRPYGGFAS, encoded by the coding sequence GTGTCAGTCGAGTTGAATCACACCATCGTTCACGCCCGGGACAACCGGGAATCCGCAGAGTTCCTGGCCGGCATCCTGGGGCTGGAGACCGGCGCGGAGTGGGGCCCGTTCATCCCCGTCACCACGGCCAACGGGGTCACCCTGGATTTCGCGACCACTCCCGCCGAATCCATCACACTCCAGCACTACGCCTTCCTCGTCTCGGAGGCGGAGTTCGATACGGCGTACGCCCGCATCCAGGAGCTCGGGGCCACCTACTACGCCGATCCGCACCGTAAGCACCCGGGCGAGATCAACCACAACGACGGCGGCCGGGGCGTCTACTTCATCGACCCCGCAGGTCATGCGATGGAGATCATCACACGTCCGTACGGGGGCTTCGCCTCCTGA
- a CDS encoding VOC family protein: MTASTSGSASAPAPLTGPAAPCWVNLMTRDLESAQEFYGPVMGWTFRPGKLGQEFSVARRGDVPVAGIGAVATTFRVAVAWTPYFAVQDADVTASRIRERSGTVAVGPLALGKGRGALAADREGAGFGIWERTEPATSPPAPDGHSHAWLRLHTRSAFDAAIFYGEVLDWASGRPGCCEVSYAKDEVIVSCGGRQLARISSGAVEAAPDPLIRPHWQVNFPVPDVAAAVASAQKHGGSLVEELSRRDAREATLLDPDGGLFTLTDVHNPTAGVPA, translated from the coding sequence ATGACCGCAAGCACCTCTGGTTCGGCATCCGCGCCCGCGCCTCTGACCGGGCCCGCGGCGCCCTGCTGGGTCAATCTCATGACCCGGGACCTGGAGTCGGCGCAGGAGTTCTACGGCCCGGTGATGGGCTGGACCTTCCGGCCGGGCAAGCTCGGCCAGGAGTTCTCGGTCGCCCGCCGCGGCGACGTACCGGTCGCCGGTATCGGTGCGGTGGCGACCACGTTCCGTGTCGCGGTGGCGTGGACGCCCTACTTCGCCGTCCAGGACGCCGATGTGACCGCCTCCCGGATCCGCGAGCGCAGCGGCACGGTGGCGGTGGGTCCGCTGGCCCTGGGCAAGGGGCGCGGCGCGCTGGCCGCCGACCGCGAGGGCGCGGGGTTCGGCATCTGGGAACGGACCGAGCCCGCGACCTCGCCGCCCGCGCCGGACGGCCATTCACATGCCTGGCTGCGGCTGCACACCAGGAGCGCGTTCGACGCCGCGATCTTCTACGGCGAGGTGCTGGACTGGGCGAGCGGGCGGCCCGGCTGCTGCGAGGTGTCGTACGCGAAGGACGAGGTGATCGTCAGCTGCGGCGGCCGCCAGCTGGCCCGGATCAGCTCGGGCGCGGTCGAGGCGGCCCCCGATCCGCTGATCCGGCCGCACTGGCAGGTCAACTTCCCCGTCCCCGACGTGGCCGCCGCCGTCGCGTCGGCGCAGAAGCACGGCGGTTCGCTCGTCGAGGAGTTGTCGCGGCGCGACGCACGGGAGGCGACACTGCTCGATCCGGACGGCGGACTCTTCACCCTCACGGACGTCCACAACCCCACCGCGGGCGTCCCGGCCTGA
- a CDS encoding DUF6325 family protein, with product MAVGPVEYLVVAFPGSRFTGAIAPALADAVASKAVRIIDLAFVYRADDGTLETVELDDLDPEDLVSFEPVEGEVTGMLNTEDIRKLGERVPPGSSAALIVWEDLWAVPLTEAVRASGGQLVAHERIPADVAEAAVSAARSAR from the coding sequence GTGGCTGTGGGACCTGTGGAGTACCTCGTCGTCGCCTTCCCCGGCAGCCGGTTCACCGGTGCGATCGCCCCGGCGCTGGCCGACGCGGTCGCGTCGAAGGCGGTACGCATCATCGACCTGGCGTTTGTGTACCGGGCCGACGACGGCACGCTCGAGACCGTCGAGCTGGACGACCTCGACCCCGAGGACCTCGTCTCGTTCGAGCCGGTCGAGGGCGAGGTCACCGGGATGCTGAACACCGAAGACATCCGGAAGCTGGGCGAGAGAGTGCCGCCGGGCAGCTCCGCGGCGCTGATCGTGTGGGAGGACCTCTGGGCGGTACCGCTCACCGAGGCCGTCCGCGCGTCGGGCGGACAGCTCGTCGCGCACGAGCGGATCCCCGCCGACGTCGCGGAGGCGGCCGTGTCCGCCGCCCGCTCCGCCCGCTGA
- a CDS encoding tyrosine-protein phosphatase — protein sequence METVRAVPEVSGLNLRDLGGIALECGRQVRLGRVMRSGQLGGLGPADDAAVAALGIRTVVDLRTADERASAPDRLPPGARLFVADVLGDNPGVAPARLRALLADAVEAERLLGDGKAEEMFAETYRQMVLSPRAGAAYRAFVDTVADGAAGPVLFHCTAGKDRTGWAAALLLLLLGASRDVVRIEYLAVNPVVRVAFRPYVQNFLDAGGDPEIASAIIEVRPRYLDTALDAMDERWGGLDGYVRDGLRIPEAVLRRLRTELVSPV from the coding sequence GTGGAAACCGTCAGGGCCGTCCCGGAAGTATCCGGTCTCAATCTGCGTGACCTGGGCGGCATCGCCCTGGAATGCGGCCGCCAGGTCCGGCTGGGCCGGGTGATGCGCTCCGGACAGCTCGGTGGGCTGGGTCCGGCGGACGACGCCGCGGTGGCGGCACTCGGTATCCGCACGGTCGTCGATCTGCGGACCGCGGACGAGCGCGCGTCGGCCCCCGACCGCCTGCCGCCCGGGGCCCGGCTGTTCGTCGCCGATGTGCTCGGGGACAACCCGGGCGTGGCACCCGCCCGGCTCAGGGCCCTGCTCGCCGACGCGGTCGAGGCGGAGCGGCTGCTCGGGGACGGAAAGGCCGAGGAGATGTTCGCGGAGACCTACCGGCAGATGGTGCTCTCGCCGCGCGCCGGGGCCGCGTACCGGGCCTTCGTCGACACGGTCGCCGACGGTGCCGCGGGCCCGGTGCTCTTCCACTGCACCGCGGGCAAGGACCGGACGGGCTGGGCGGCGGCCCTGCTGCTGCTCCTGCTGGGCGCCTCGCGGGATGTCGTGAGGATCGAGTACCTCGCGGTGAACCCGGTGGTGCGGGTCGCCTTCCGGCCGTACGTGCAGAACTTTCTCGACGCCGGCGGTGACCCGGAGATCGCCTCCGCGATCATCGAGGTCCGCCCCCGCTACCTCGACACGGCGCTGGACGCCATGGACGAGCGGTGGGGAGGGCTCGACGGCTATGTGCGCGACGGGCTGCGCATCCCCGAAGCGGTCCTGCGGCGTCTGCGCACCGAACTCGTGTCTCCCGTCTGA
- a CDS encoding FAD binding domain-containing protein — protein MKPFSYLRAGSVAEAVRESAASPGARFLGGGTNLVDLMKLGVESPGLLIDVSRLPLDRVTDTADGGLRIGATVRNSDLAAHHTVRTRYPALSQALLAGASGQLRNTATTGGNLLQRTRCPYFQDTSKPCNKREPGSGCPAREGAHRDLAVLGHSSECVATHPSDMAVALAALDATVLLHGPDGERAVPVTGFHRLPGDSPDTDTVIRPDELITEVLLPPLPDGTVCLYRKARDRASFAFALASVAAVLHVRGGRIEHAALAFGGLAHRPWRARAAEEILRGAPATDETYETAVDAELAAARPLRDNAFKVTLARRLAVDALAELAARP, from the coding sequence GTGAAGCCCTTCAGCTATCTGCGCGCCGGATCCGTCGCCGAAGCGGTCCGGGAGAGCGCGGCCAGTCCCGGAGCCCGGTTCCTCGGCGGCGGCACCAACCTCGTCGACCTGATGAAGCTGGGGGTGGAGAGCCCCGGTCTGCTCATCGACGTGAGCAGGCTCCCGCTGGACCGGGTGACGGACACCGCCGACGGCGGACTGCGCATCGGCGCGACGGTACGCAACAGCGACCTGGCCGCCCATCACACGGTGCGCACCCGCTATCCGGCCCTCTCCCAGGCACTGCTGGCCGGCGCCTCCGGGCAACTGCGCAACACCGCCACCACCGGCGGCAACCTCCTCCAGCGCACCCGCTGCCCGTACTTCCAGGACACGTCCAAGCCCTGCAACAAACGCGAGCCCGGCAGTGGCTGCCCGGCCCGCGAGGGCGCCCACCGCGACCTCGCCGTCCTCGGCCACTCCTCCGAATGCGTCGCCACCCACCCCTCGGACATGGCGGTCGCCCTGGCCGCCCTCGACGCCACGGTCCTGCTGCACGGACCGGACGGCGAACGCGCCGTGCCCGTCACCGGTTTTCACCGGCTGCCCGGGGACAGCCCGGACACGGACACCGTGATCCGGCCGGACGAACTCATCACCGAGGTACTTCTGCCGCCGCTCCCCGACGGCACGGTCTGCCTCTACCGCAAGGCCCGCGACCGCGCGTCGTTCGCCTTCGCCCTGGCCTCCGTCGCCGCGGTGCTGCACGTCCGCGGCGGCCGGATCGAGCACGCGGCCCTCGCGTTCGGCGGCCTCGCCCATCGCCCCTGGCGGGCCCGTGCCGCCGAGGAGATCCTCCGCGGCGCACCCGCCACCGACGAGACGTACGAAACAGCGGTGGACGCCGAACTCGCCGCGGCCCGCCCGCTGCGCGACAACGCGTTCAAGGTCACCCTGGCCCGCCGGCTGGCCGTCGACGCCCTGGCCGAACTCGCCGCCCGCCCCTGA
- a CDS encoding GNAT family N-acetyltransferase — MRTSVTRPGRQAPGEGVRIRRAIARDARRLTRLVQASRAYQGPYAPMVAGYRVGPDYIEAHRVFAAVEEATGRLLGFYSLVLDPPELDLMFVADDAQGAGIGRLLVGHLLDEARDAGLTGVRIVSHPPSEGFYLSVGATRTGTERAAPPAVMWDRPELLLPVT; from the coding sequence ATGAGAACGAGTGTTACGCGGCCAGGGCGCCAGGCGCCCGGCGAAGGCGTACGGATCCGGCGGGCGATCGCCCGGGACGCCAGGCGGCTGACCCGGCTGGTCCAGGCCTCGCGGGCCTATCAGGGGCCGTACGCCCCGATGGTCGCCGGATACCGGGTGGGCCCCGACTACATCGAGGCGCACAGGGTCTTCGCGGCCGTCGAGGAGGCCACCGGGCGGCTGCTCGGCTTCTACTCCCTCGTCCTGGATCCGCCCGAGCTCGACCTCATGTTCGTCGCCGACGACGCGCAGGGCGCCGGCATCGGGCGGCTGCTCGTCGGACACCTGCTGGACGAGGCGCGGGATGCCGGGCTCACGGGCGTGCGCATCGTCTCGCACCCACCGTCCGAGGGCTTCTACCTGAGCGTGGGAGCCACGCGGACCGGCACCGAGCGGGCCGCTCCGCCCGCGGTGATGTGGGACCGGCCCGAACTGCTGCTCCCGGTCACCTGA
- a CDS encoding 2Fe-2S iron-sulfur cluster-binding protein has protein sequence MDPTTQREDVGGDPRPTAGRSTLTLNVNGTERTLMLDHRTTLLDTLRQHLALTGAKKGCDHGQCGACTVLVDGRRANSCLLLAVAYDGSRITTIEGLADGDRLHPLQEAFLDRDALQCGYCTPGQICSAVGVLGEAADGFPSHATGHTAPVTAPAHLDAAEIRERMSGNLCRCGAYPRIVEAIGDVAP, from the coding sequence GTGGATCCCACCACCCAGCGGGAGGACGTCGGGGGAGACCCACGGCCGACCGCCGGCCGTTCCACCCTGACCCTGAACGTCAACGGAACCGAGCGGACACTGATGCTCGACCACCGCACCACCCTCCTGGACACGCTGCGTCAGCACCTGGCCCTGACCGGTGCGAAGAAGGGCTGCGACCACGGCCAGTGCGGTGCCTGCACCGTCCTGGTGGACGGTCGGCGGGCGAACAGCTGCCTGCTCCTGGCCGTCGCGTACGACGGCTCCCGCATCACCACGATCGAGGGCCTGGCCGACGGCGACCGGCTGCACCCCCTCCAGGAGGCCTTCCTGGACCGTGACGCGCTCCAGTGCGGCTACTGCACGCCCGGCCAGATCTGTTCCGCCGTCGGAGTGCTGGGCGAGGCCGCCGACGGCTTCCCCTCCCACGCCACCGGGCACACCGCACCCGTCACCGCCCCGGCACACCTGGACGCCGCCGAGATCCGCGAGCGGATGAGCGGCAATCTGTGCCGCTGCGGCGCGTACCCCCGCATCGTCGAGGCGATCGGGGACGTGGCGCCGTGA